In Halobaculum magnesiiphilum, the following proteins share a genomic window:
- the ilvC gene encoding ketol-acid reductoisomerase: protein MTDSDSTFDTEVYYDEDADRSQIDDKTVAVLGYGSQGHAHAQNLHDSGVDVIVGLREDSSSRAAAESDGLRVETPADAAAEADIVSVLVPDTVQPAVYEEIEDGIEPGDTLQFAHGFNIHYNQIVPKDGVDVTMVAPKSPGHLVRRNYEAGEGTPGLLAVYQNETGEAREEGLAYAHAIGCTRAGVVETTFREETETDLFGEQAVLCGGVTSLVKQGYETLVDAGYSREMAYFECLNELKLIVDLMYEGGLGEMWDSVSDTAEYGGLVKGDEVVDEHARENMEEVLEAVQDGTFAREWIAENQAGRPSYTQLREAEKNHDIEDVGEDLRALFAWDADEASEEDEEPEQAEVRADD from the coding sequence ATGACAGACTCCGATTCCACCTTCGACACCGAGGTATACTACGACGAGGACGCCGACCGCTCGCAGATCGACGACAAGACCGTGGCCGTGCTCGGCTACGGCAGCCAGGGCCACGCCCACGCCCAGAACCTGCACGACTCCGGCGTCGACGTGATCGTCGGGCTGCGCGAGGACTCCTCCTCGCGGGCGGCCGCCGAGAGCGACGGCCTGCGCGTCGAGACGCCCGCCGACGCCGCCGCCGAGGCGGACATCGTCTCCGTGCTCGTCCCCGACACGGTCCAGCCGGCCGTCTACGAGGAGATCGAGGACGGCATCGAGCCGGGCGACACCCTCCAGTTCGCGCACGGCTTCAACATCCACTACAACCAGATCGTCCCCAAGGACGGCGTCGACGTGACCATGGTCGCGCCGAAGTCGCCGGGACACCTCGTGCGGCGCAATTACGAGGCGGGCGAGGGGACGCCCGGCCTGCTGGCTGTCTATCAGAACGAGACGGGCGAGGCCCGCGAGGAGGGACTCGCGTACGCCCACGCCATCGGCTGCACCCGCGCGGGCGTCGTCGAGACGACGTTCCGCGAGGAGACCGAGACGGACCTCTTCGGCGAACAGGCGGTGCTGTGCGGCGGCGTCACCTCGCTGGTGAAGCAGGGGTACGAGACGCTCGTCGACGCGGGCTACTCACGCGAGATGGCGTACTTCGAGTGCCTGAACGAGCTGAAGCTCATCGTCGACCTGATGTACGAGGGCGGGCTCGGCGAGATGTGGGACTCCGTCTCCGACACGGCGGAGTACGGCGGACTCGTCAAGGGCGACGAGGTCGTCGACGAGCACGCCCGAGAGAACATGGAGGAGGTGCTGGAGGCGGTGCAGGACGGCACCTTCGCCCGCGAGTGGATCGCCGAGAACCAGGCCGGACGCCCCTCCTACACGCAACTTCGCGAGGCCGAGAAGAACCACGACATCGAGGACGTCGGCGAGGACCTGCGCGCGCTGTTCGCGTGGGACGCCGACGAGGCGAGCGAGGAGGACGAGGAACCCGAACAGGCCGAGGTGCGCGCCGATGACTGA
- a CDS encoding 3-isopropylmalate dehydratase small subunit, whose amino-acid sequence MSDDAAGHAGDDAPEDDGAAVPAIRRVAGTGVPLRGDDIDTDQILPARFLKAVTFDDMGEYAFYDQRRDADGELNEHPFNEYQGANVLAVNDNFGCGSSREHAPQGLMRWGVEAIVGESFAEIFQDNCKSLGIATLAVDHGDAVDLQDFIEANPDAGIEVDVREETVRYDGKTVEGDVPDAMREALLEGIWDTTAVMRTNLDRAKEVNDSLPYTDD is encoded by the coding sequence ATGAGCGACGACGCGGCCGGACACGCCGGCGACGACGCACCCGAGGACGACGGCGCCGCCGTCCCCGCGATCCGCCGGGTCGCCGGTACCGGCGTGCCGCTCCGCGGCGACGACATCGACACCGACCAGATCCTCCCCGCGCGGTTCCTGAAGGCGGTCACCTTCGACGACATGGGCGAGTACGCCTTCTACGACCAGCGCCGCGACGCCGACGGCGAATTGAACGAGCACCCGTTCAACGAGTACCAGGGCGCGAACGTCCTCGCGGTCAACGACAACTTCGGCTGCGGCTCCTCCCGGGAGCACGCCCCCCAGGGACTGATGCGCTGGGGCGTAGAGGCCATCGTCGGCGAGTCGTTCGCGGAGATCTTCCAGGACAACTGCAAGTCGCTGGGGATCGCGACGCTCGCCGTCGACCACGGGGACGCCGTCGACCTCCAGGACTTCATCGAGGCGAACCCCGACGCCGGCATCGAGGTCGACGTGCGCGAGGAGACCGTCCGATACGACGGGAAGACCGTCGAGGGCGACGTGCCCGACGCGATGCGCGAGGCGCTGCTTGAGGGCATCTGGGACACGACCGCCGTAATGCGGACGAACCTCGACCGCGCGAAGGAGGTCAACGACAGCCTCCCGTACACCGATGACTGA
- the ilvN gene encoding acetolactate synthase small subunit, with translation MSGEDDDATNAAADGGTDHPADSPIAEHARPAGGDAPETGLAGPTPEERPHPSGRRDEHGVRKEPDDGGEATRRATVSALVEDEPGVLARAAGLFRRRQFNIESLTVGPTTVEGHSRITLVVEETEAGIDQAKKQLAKLTPVIAVGELSDDAVAAELVLLKVRGHEPDKVHAITSMYDGETLDAGPRTITVQITGDENLIDDAIDAFDQFGIIEIARTGQTALERGDSPTTPGEEPGHSAGSTDDDEFTNYDD, from the coding sequence ATGAGCGGCGAGGACGACGACGCCACGAACGCTGCCGCCGACGGCGGCACCGACCACCCGGCGGACTCCCCGATCGCGGAACACGCCCGCCCCGCCGGCGGCGACGCGCCCGAGACGGGGCTGGCGGGACCGACGCCCGAGGAGCGCCCGCACCCGTCGGGTCGCCGCGACGAACACGGCGTCCGCAAGGAGCCGGACGACGGCGGCGAGGCGACGCGTCGCGCGACCGTCTCGGCGCTCGTCGAGGACGAGCCCGGCGTGCTCGCGCGCGCCGCGGGCTTGTTCCGCCGGCGCCAGTTCAACATCGAGAGCCTCACCGTCGGCCCGACCACCGTCGAGGGACACTCGCGGATCACCCTCGTCGTGGAGGAGACCGAGGCCGGCATCGACCAGGCGAAAAAACAGCTCGCGAAGCTCACGCCCGTCATCGCGGTGGGCGAGCTCAGCGACGACGCCGTCGCCGCCGAGTTGGTCCTGCTCAAGGTTCGCGGACACGAACCCGACAAGGTCCACGCGATCACCTCGATGTACGACGGCGAGACGCTCGACGCCGGCCCGCGAACCATCACGGTGCAGATCACCGGCGACGAGAACCTCATCGACGACGCGATCGACGCGTTCGACCAGTTCGGCATCATCGAGATCGCCCGAACGGGCCAGACCGCGCTGGAGCGGGGCGACTCCCCGACGACGCCCGGCGAGGAGCCCGGCCACTCCGCGGGCTCGACCGACGACGACGAGTTCACCAACTACGACGACTGA
- the ilvB gene encoding biosynthetic-type acetolactate synthase large subunit, with protein sequence MSEPATPDAASPEEGDDEGRTDRAEQPEQTDEEAAAAREDAATRAPGSGANAVVAALEAAGVETAFGVQGGAIMPVYDALSESSVHHITMAHEQGAVHAADAYGIVRGDPGVCMATSGPGATNLVTGIADASMDSDAMLALTGQVPSDMVGSDAFQETDTVGVTAPITKHNYFASDSDEVGRTVGEAFALANTGRPGPTLVDLPKDVSFGETDRPVGEPTAPERAVPDEEADEAQVEAAARAIETAERPLCLFGGGVIKGDATEQVRAFAREFGIPVVTTMPGIGSFPEDDDLCLSWAGMHGTGYANMAITHTDCLIAVGTRFDDRLTGGVDTFAPEAEVVHVDIDPAEISKNVHADYPVVGDAATVLDQLDAAIGYGDAPDTEAWREQCAEWREEYPMDYAIDPDEPVKPQFVVEAFDAATDDDAYVTTGVGQHQMWAAQYWTYREPRTFVSSHGLGTMGYGLPAAVGARVAADDDREVICFEGDGSFLMTIQELSVAVRENLDITVVVLNNEYIGMVRQWQDAFFEGNHMASEYDWMPEFDTLAEAFGAKGFRIDEYDDVEAVVEEALAYDGPSVVDAHIDPEENVYPMVASGAANGQFALAEDQL encoded by the coding sequence ATGAGCGAGCCAGCGACCCCCGACGCCGCGTCGCCCGAGGAGGGCGACGACGAGGGGCGAACCGACCGAGCGGAACAGCCGGAACAGACGGACGAGGAGGCCGCAGCAGCACGCGAGGACGCGGCGACGCGCGCGCCGGGCAGCGGCGCGAACGCGGTCGTCGCCGCGCTCGAGGCCGCGGGCGTCGAGACCGCCTTCGGCGTGCAGGGCGGGGCGATCATGCCCGTCTACGACGCGCTCTCGGAGTCGTCCGTCCACCACATCACCATGGCCCACGAGCAGGGGGCCGTCCACGCGGCCGACGCCTACGGCATCGTCCGCGGCGACCCGGGCGTCTGTATGGCGACCTCGGGCCCCGGCGCGACCAACCTCGTCACGGGCATCGCCGACGCGTCGATGGACTCGGACGCGATGCTCGCGCTGACGGGGCAGGTGCCCTCGGACATGGTCGGATCGGACGCGTTCCAGGAGACCGACACCGTCGGCGTCACCGCGCCCATCACGAAACACAACTACTTCGCCAGCGACTCCGACGAGGTCGGTCGAACCGTCGGCGAGGCGTTCGCGCTCGCGAACACCGGCCGCCCGGGACCGACCTTAGTCGACCTCCCGAAGGACGTGAGCTTCGGGGAGACCGACCGCCCGGTCGGCGAGCCGACGGCGCCCGAGCGCGCGGTGCCCGACGAGGAGGCCGACGAGGCGCAGGTCGAGGCGGCCGCCCGCGCCATCGAGACGGCCGAGCGTCCCCTCTGCCTGTTCGGCGGCGGCGTGATCAAGGGCGACGCGACCGAACAGGTGCGGGCGTTCGCCCGCGAGTTCGGGATCCCGGTCGTGACGACGATGCCCGGCATCGGGAGCTTCCCGGAAGACGACGACCTCTGTCTCTCGTGGGCCGGCATGCACGGCACCGGCTACGCCAACATGGCGATCACCCACACCGACTGCCTGATCGCGGTGGGCACGCGCTTCGACGACCGTCTCACCGGCGGCGTCGACACCTTCGCCCCGGAGGCGGAGGTCGTCCACGTCGACATCGACCCCGCCGAGATCTCGAAGAACGTCCACGCCGACTACCCGGTCGTCGGCGACGCGGCGACGGTGCTCGACCAGCTCGACGCCGCCATCGGCTACGGCGACGCCCCCGACACCGAGGCGTGGCGCGAGCAGTGCGCCGAGTGGCGCGAGGAGTACCCGATGGACTACGCCATCGACCCCGACGAGCCGGTGAAGCCGCAGTTCGTCGTCGAGGCGTTCGACGCCGCGACCGACGACGACGCGTACGTCACCACCGGCGTCGGCCAACACCAGATGTGGGCCGCCCAGTACTGGACGTACCGCGAGCCGCGCACGTTCGTCTCCAGCCACGGGCTCGGAACGATGGGCTACGGCCTGCCCGCCGCAGTCGGCGCGCGCGTCGCGGCCGACGACGACCGCGAGGTGATCTGCTTCGAGGGTGACGGCTCGTTCCTGATGACGATCCAGGAGCTCTCCGTGGCCGTCCGCGAGAACCTCGACATCACGGTCGTCGTGCTCAACAACGAGTACATCGGGATGGTCCGCCAGTGGCAGGACGCCTTCTTCGAGGGCAACCACATGGCCTCCGAGTACGACTGGATGCCGGAGTTCGACACGCTCGCGGAGGCGTTCGGCGCGAAGGGCTTCCGCATCGACGAGTACGACGACGTGGAGGCGGTCGTCGAGGAGGCGCTCGCCTACGACGGCCCCTCGGTCGTCGACGCCCACATCGACCCTGAGGAGAACGTCTACCCGATGGTCGCCAGCGGCGCGGCGAACGGCCAGTTCGCGCTGGCGGAGGACCAGCTATGA
- a CDS encoding ribbon-helix-helix domain-containing protein gives MTDYTTVSIPKDLAERVEETLEGTSFSSTSDLVRFLLRSIVIQHQKQGSLSEAEFEEITDQLRDLGYLE, from the coding sequence ATGACCGACTACACCACCGTCTCCATCCCGAAGGACCTGGCCGAGCGCGTCGAGGAGACCCTCGAAGGGACGAGCTTCTCGTCGACCTCGGATCTCGTCCGGTTCCTGTTGCGAAGTATCGTCATCCAACATCAAAAGCAGGGCTCGCTCTCGGAGGCCGAGTTCGAGGAGATCACCGACCAGCTCCGGGACCTCGGCTACCTGGAGTAG
- a CDS encoding cupin domain-containing protein: MTEERPGDAGGDGGEPESDDHGYRHVAVDDVPNTPNPTRAKRELDEAVGASLFGCNYYEADPGERVPWGYHRHPDHEELFYVIAGELEVETPARTYRVGADEAFFVPADAPNRAVAAGDEPCRFLAVGAPKDADGAVICEECPACGAATDREYEVEATGEGADPDAEVYVLRCAACGAETDRFSG, from the coding sequence GTGACCGAGGAACGCCCCGGCGACGCTGGCGGCGACGGTGGAGAACCCGAATCCGACGACCACGGCTACCGCCACGTCGCCGTCGACGACGTGCCGAACACGCCGAACCCGACGCGCGCGAAACGCGAGCTGGACGAGGCGGTCGGCGCGTCGCTGTTCGGCTGCAACTACTACGAGGCGGATCCGGGCGAGCGCGTGCCGTGGGGGTACCACCGTCACCCCGATCACGAGGAACTGTTCTACGTGATCGCGGGGGAGCTGGAGGTCGAGACGCCCGCCCGCACGTACCGCGTCGGCGCCGACGAGGCGTTCTTCGTCCCCGCGGACGCGCCCAACCGGGCGGTCGCCGCCGGCGACGAGCCGTGTCGGTTCCTCGCGGTCGGCGCGCCCAAGGACGCCGACGGCGCGGTGATCTGCGAGGAGTGTCCTGCCTGCGGCGCCGCGACCGACCGCGAGTACGAAGTCGAGGCCACGGGCGAGGGGGCCGACCCGGATGCCGAGGTGTACGTCCTCCGGTGTGCGGCGTGCGGTGCGGAGACCGACCGCTTCTCGGGGTAG
- a CDS encoding isocitrate/isopropylmalate dehydrogenase family protein, with the protein MTEGSRGDADAPPEIAVIEGDGIGREVVPAAVEVLDAVGEYAFADAEAGDATLDETGEALPAETYELAASADATLFGAAGESAADVILPLREAVGSFVNVRPARAYPGVDALRPETDLVFLRENTEGVYAGHEDRLTDEVSTLTRVVTESASRRLGEFACEYVEERGKDGFTVAHKANVMRETDGLFRDTVLAEAEAAGVDADTVLMDAFATRVCLDPEQFDVIVCPNLAGDVLSDLAAGLVGGLGLLPSANIGPERGLFEPVHGTAPDIAGEGVANPSATILSAAMLVESLGDDDAGAQIRSAVEGVLSDGPRTPDLGGEATTREVTDAVLARL; encoded by the coding sequence ATGACTGAGGGATCGAGGGGCGACGCCGACGCACCCCCCGAGATCGCGGTGATCGAGGGCGACGGCATCGGCCGGGAGGTCGTCCCCGCGGCCGTCGAGGTGCTGGACGCCGTCGGCGAGTACGCGTTCGCCGATGCCGAGGCGGGCGACGCGACGCTCGACGAGACGGGCGAGGCGCTGCCCGCGGAGACGTACGAACTCGCCGCCAGCGCGGATGCGACGCTGTTCGGCGCCGCCGGCGAGTCCGCCGCGGACGTGATCCTCCCGCTGCGGGAGGCGGTCGGCTCGTTCGTCAACGTCCGGCCTGCGCGGGCGTACCCCGGCGTCGACGCGCTGCGCCCGGAGACGGATCTCGTCTTCCTCCGTGAGAACACCGAGGGCGTGTACGCCGGCCACGAGGACCGGCTCACCGACGAGGTGTCGACGCTGACGCGCGTGGTGACCGAGTCGGCCTCCCGACGGCTCGGGGAGTTCGCCTGCGAGTACGTCGAGGAGCGCGGGAAGGACGGCTTCACCGTCGCGCACAAGGCGAACGTGATGCGCGAGACCGACGGGCTGTTCCGCGACACGGTGCTCGCTGAGGCGGAGGCCGCGGGCGTCGACGCCGACACCGTCCTCATGGACGCGTTCGCGACGCGGGTGTGTCTCGACCCCGAGCAGTTCGACGTGATCGTCTGCCCCAACCTCGCGGGCGACGTGCTCTCGGATCTCGCGGCCGGTCTCGTTGGTGGACTCGGGCTGCTCCCCTCCGCGAACATCGGCCCGGAGCGCGGGCTGTTCGAGCCGGTCCACGGCACCGCCCCCGACATCGCGGGCGAGGGCGTCGCGAACCCGTCGGCGACGATCCTCTCGGCGGCGATGCTCGTCGAGTCGCTCGGCGACGACGACGCCGGCGCGCAGATTCGGTCGGCCGTCGAGGGCGTCCTCTCGGACGGGCCGCGCACGCCCGATCTGGGCGGCGAGGCGACGACGCGCGAAGTGACCGACGCGGTGCTGGCACGGCTCTGA
- a CDS encoding VOC family protein encodes MTTRPATTQPRPALASLALEVTDLGRAAAWYADTFGLVPTRRTDTECAFDVGGTEFVLRRPDSVPRGGLHTHFAFETPGREYPAWRARFPEAPEIDFGSFRSLYLEDADGHAPEIGGTAPDGTGAGLVGIFEVVLEVANVDLASDCWSALGFSAVDRGDERRRVRMRGPAGAERQFDVELWEPQLGLAGARGGVHVDLTVRVREPAAVADHAYGDLPSVTVRESSDGSVELYDPDGHHLVLLPADRAAAEECES; translated from the coding sequence ATGACGACGCGACCCGCGACGACGCAGCCGCGCCCGGCGCTGGCGTCGCTGGCGCTGGAGGTGACCGACCTCGGGCGCGCGGCGGCGTGGTACGCCGACACGTTCGGCCTCGTCCCGACCCGGCGGACCGACACGGAGTGCGCCTTCGACGTGGGCGGCACCGAGTTCGTGCTCAGGCGCCCCGACTCGGTCCCGCGCGGCGGCCTCCACACCCACTTCGCCTTCGAAACGCCCGGGCGCGAGTACCCCGCGTGGCGCGCGCGATTCCCGGAGGCCCCCGAGATCGACTTCGGTTCCTTTCGCTCGCTGTATCTGGAGGACGCCGACGGCCACGCGCCCGAGATCGGCGGCACCGCCCCGGACGGAACCGGCGCGGGATTGGTCGGGATCTTCGAGGTGGTGCTGGAGGTGGCGAACGTCGACCTCGCGAGCGACTGCTGGTCGGCGCTGGGGTTCTCTGCGGTCGACCGCGGCGACGAACGCCGACGGGTCCGGATGCGCGGGCCCGCGGGCGCCGAGCGACAGTTCGACGTGGAGCTGTGGGAGCCCCAACTCGGCCTTGCCGGCGCCCGCGGCGGCGTCCACGTCGACCTCACCGTCCGGGTGCGCGAGCCCGCCGCGGTCGCGGACCACGCCTACGGCGACCTCCCCTCGGTGACGGTCCGTGAGTCGTCCGACGGCTCGGTCGAGCTGTACGACCCCGACGGCCATCACCTCGTGTTGCTGCCGGCCGACAGGGCTGCGGCTGAGGAGTGTGAGTCGTGA
- the leuC gene encoding 3-isopropylmalate dehydratase large subunit, translating to MSRGTLYDKVWERHKVADLPNGQDQLFIGLHLVHEVTSPQAFGMLRERDMAVAFPDRTVATTDHIVPTTSEGRDRPLADERAEEMLTHLEQNTEEAGIRFFGLDDDRQGIAHVVGPELGFVQPGMTVVCGDSHTSTHGAFGAIGMGIGTSQIRDVFATGSISADKKAVRRVEVTGELGDGVGAKDVILHVIRELGVDGGVGHVYEYGGEAIRSLDMEGRLAVCNMSIEGGARAGYINPDETTYEYLKGREFAPEGEEFEERKQYWESIRSDEDAQYDDWVEVDADDLAPQVSWGTNPEQVVGVDEPVPAPDETRDPEAAESAQDHTEVTPGETMEGHEVDVAFLGTCTNGRVADFREAARVLKGREVADDVRALAVPGSGTVKRKLEAEGIDQVFKDAGFQWREAGCSMCLAMNDDALEGDEVCASSSNRNYVGRQGSTEGRTHLMSPAMVAAAAVEGAVTDVREFDVAEEVGEPVDDRGADAEVSE from the coding sequence ATGAGTCGGGGCACGCTGTACGACAAGGTCTGGGAGCGCCACAAGGTTGCCGACCTGCCGAACGGGCAGGACCAGCTGTTCATCGGCCTTCACCTCGTCCACGAGGTGACCAGCCCGCAGGCGTTCGGCATGCTGCGCGAGCGCGATATGGCGGTCGCGTTCCCCGATCGCACCGTCGCCACGACCGACCACATCGTTCCGACGACGAGCGAGGGGCGGGATCGGCCGCTGGCGGACGAGCGCGCCGAGGAGATGCTCACGCACCTCGAACAGAACACCGAGGAGGCGGGGATCCGGTTCTTCGGCCTCGACGACGACCGGCAGGGCATCGCCCACGTCGTCGGCCCGGAGCTGGGCTTCGTCCAGCCGGGCATGACCGTCGTCTGCGGCGACAGCCACACCTCCACCCACGGCGCCTTCGGCGCCATCGGGATGGGGATCGGCACCAGCCAGATCCGCGACGTGTTCGCCACCGGCTCGATCTCCGCGGACAAGAAGGCCGTCCGCCGTGTCGAGGTCACCGGCGAACTCGGCGACGGCGTCGGCGCGAAGGACGTCATCCTCCACGTTATCCGTGAACTCGGCGTCGACGGCGGCGTCGGCCACGTGTACGAGTACGGCGGGGAAGCCATCCGGAGCCTCGACATGGAGGGACGGCTCGCGGTGTGCAACATGTCCATCGAGGGCGGCGCCCGCGCGGGCTACATCAACCCCGACGAGACCACATACGAGTACCTGAAAGGACGCGAGTTCGCGCCCGAGGGAGAGGAGTTCGAGGAGCGCAAGCAGTACTGGGAGTCCATTCGCTCGGACGAGGACGCCCAGTACGACGACTGGGTCGAGGTCGACGCCGACGACCTCGCGCCGCAGGTGTCGTGGGGCACCAACCCCGAGCAGGTCGTCGGCGTCGACGAGCCGGTCCCGGCCCCCGACGAGACGCGTGATCCCGAGGCCGCCGAATCGGCACAGGATCACACCGAGGTCACGCCGGGAGAGACGATGGAGGGACACGAGGTCGACGTGGCGTTCCTCGGCACGTGCACGAACGGCCGCGTCGCTGACTTCCGCGAGGCCGCGCGCGTCCTGAAGGGCCGCGAGGTCGCCGACGACGTGCGCGCGCTCGCGGTTCCCGGTTCCGGCACCGTCAAGCGCAAACTGGAGGCCGAGGGCATCGATCAGGTGTTCAAGGACGCCGGCTTCCAGTGGCGCGAGGCCGGCTGTTCGATGTGTCTGGCGATGAACGACGACGCGCTGGAGGGCGATGAGGTCTGTGCGTCCTCCTCGAACCGCAACTACGTCGGTCGCCAGGGCAGCACCGAGGGGCGCACCCACCTGATGTCGCCGGCGATGGTCGCGGCCGCGGCCGTCGAGGGCGCCGTCACCGACGTGCGCGAGTTCGACGTGGCCGAGGAGGTCGGCGAGCCGGTTGACGACCGTGGCGCCGACGCGGAGGTGAGCGAATGA
- a CDS encoding LeuA family protein, translated as MSATDEFDSVRIFDTTLRDGEQSPRTSFDYEEKREIAAALDDLGVSVIEAGFPVNSDAEFEAVKDIAESTDTTVCGLARVVEKDIQAAIDSGVGMIHTFVSTSDVQIEDSMHATREEVKQRAVEAVETAKGSGAEVMFSPMDATRTQESFLVEVIEAVDEVGVDWINIPDTCGVATPRRFGDLIEVVAEHTDAGIDVHTHDDFGLAGANALAGVEAGADQMQVSVNGIGERAGNAALEEVVMAAESLYDADTGVDTTKITEVSRMVEQASDIAVPPNKPVVGRNAFSHESGIHAAGVIENSDTFEPGVMTPEMVGATRELVMGKHTGTHSVRQRLTDAGFDPTESEVRAITRRVKDAGAEGRVTMSDVRRFAREEGVAEMDDDEEEREQEARV; from the coding sequence CTGAGTGCAACTGACGAGTTCGATTCTGTCCGTATCTTCGACACGACGCTTCGCGACGGCGAGCAGTCGCCGCGCACGTCGTTCGACTACGAGGAGAAGCGTGAGATAGCCGCGGCGCTCGACGACCTGGGCGTCTCCGTCATCGAGGCGGGGTTCCCGGTCAACTCCGACGCGGAGTTCGAGGCCGTCAAAGACATCGCGGAGTCGACCGACACGACCGTCTGCGGGCTCGCCCGCGTGGTCGAGAAGGACATCCAGGCCGCCATCGACTCGGGGGTCGGGATGATCCACACGTTCGTCTCCACGAGCGACGTGCAGATCGAGGACTCGATGCACGCCACCCGCGAGGAGGTGAAACAGCGCGCCGTCGAGGCCGTCGAGACGGCGAAGGGCTCCGGCGCGGAGGTGATGTTCTCGCCGATGGACGCCACCCGGACCCAGGAGTCGTTCCTGGTCGAGGTGATCGAGGCCGTCGACGAGGTCGGCGTCGACTGGATCAACATCCCCGACACCTGCGGGGTGGCGACGCCGCGGCGCTTCGGCGACCTGATAGAGGTCGTCGCCGAGCACACCGACGCCGGCATCGACGTGCACACCCACGACGACTTCGGGCTGGCGGGCGCGAACGCGCTGGCCGGCGTCGAGGCCGGCGCCGACCAGATGCAGGTGTCGGTCAACGGCATCGGCGAGCGCGCCGGCAACGCCGCCTTAGAGGAGGTCGTCATGGCCGCCGAGTCGCTGTACGACGCCGACACCGGCGTCGACACGACGAAGATCACCGAGGTGTCGCGCATGGTCGAGCAGGCCAGCGACATCGCGGTGCCGCCGAACAAGCCCGTGGTCGGGCGCAACGCCTTCAGCCACGAGTCCGGCATCCACGCCGCCGGCGTCATCGAGAACAGCGACACGTTCGAGCCGGGCGTGATGACCCCCGAGATGGTCGGCGCGACCCGCGAGCTGGTGATGGGGAAACACACCGGCACCCACTCGGTCCGCCAACGGCTGACCGACGCCGGCTTCGACCCGACGGAGTCGGAGGTCCGCGCCATCACCCGCCGGGTGAAGGACGCCGGCGCGGAGGGCCGCGTGACCATGAGCGACGTGCGCCGGTTCGCCCGCGAGGAGGGCGTCGCGGAGATGGACGACGACGAGGAGGAGCGCGAGCAGGAGGCCCGCGTCTGA
- the aglJ gene encoding S-layer glycoprotein N-glycosyltransferase AglJ, protein MTDDVCVLLPTYDEAATVADVVTDFRDHGFENVLVIDGGSSDDTRERARDAGARVEIQSGTGKGQAIREAVREHVTTDYVLMADADGTYRASDAEAMLEPLREGTAEHVIGDRFADMHEDAMSGLNRVGNGIFNGLFSLIHREEYGDILSGYRAFTVDSFERLRLSADGFGIETELAVECARHGVRTTVVPITYLPRPDGSNTNLHPVRDGGIILMAIYRQAKTSNPLFYFGSAGVVSGLAGAIVAAYVAYDWFVNGIPHNVLAIVAGVGIILGVQLLIFGVLSDLLVTLHGETLDRVEALEREVNGATDAAVDGTDSGPEGSDATAPSEGKDRADPPEQ, encoded by the coding sequence ATGACCGACGACGTCTGCGTCCTCCTCCCCACGTACGACGAGGCGGCCACGGTCGCGGACGTCGTCACCGACTTTCGCGATCACGGCTTCGAGAACGTCCTCGTCATCGACGGCGGGTCCTCGGATGACACCCGCGAGCGTGCCCGCGACGCGGGCGCCCGGGTCGAGATCCAATCCGGAACCGGGAAGGGCCAGGCGATCCGCGAGGCGGTCCGCGAGCACGTCACCACTGACTACGTCCTCATGGCCGACGCCGACGGAACCTACCGTGCGAGCGACGCGGAAGCGATGCTCGAACCGCTCCGCGAGGGCACTGCCGAACACGTCATCGGCGACCGCTTCGCCGACATGCACGAGGACGCGATGAGCGGCCTAAACCGCGTCGGCAACGGCATCTTCAACGGACTGTTCTCGCTCATCCACCGGGAGGAGTACGGGGACATCCTCTCGGGATACCGGGCGTTCACGGTCGACTCCTTCGAACGCCTCCGCCTCTCGGCCGACGGCTTCGGCATCGAGACGGAGCTGGCCGTCGAGTGCGCGCGCCACGGGGTGCGCACGACGGTCGTTCCGATCACGTACCTCCCGCGGCCGGACGGCTCGAACACGAACCTCCATCCCGTCCGCGACGGCGGGATCATCCTGATGGCGATCTACCGGCAGGCGAAGACCTCGAACCCCCTGTTCTACTTCGGGAGCGCGGGCGTGGTCTCGGGGCTCGCTGGTGCCATCGTCGCGGCGTACGTCGCCTACGACTGGTTCGTCAACGGGATCCCGCACAACGTGCTCGCGATCGTCGCGGGCGTCGGGATCATCCTCGGCGTCCAGCTGCTCATCTTCGGTGTGCTCTCCGATCTCTTGGTCACGCTCCACGGCGAGACGCTCGACCGCGTCGAGGCGCTCGAACGGGAGGTCAACGGGGCCACCGACGCCGCTGTCGACGGGACGGACTCGGGCCCGGAGGGATCCGACGCGACGGCGCCCTCAGAAGGGAAGGATCGAGCGGACCCGCCCGAGCAGTGA